Proteins found in one Planococcus citri chromosome 2, ihPlaCitr1.1, whole genome shotgun sequence genomic segment:
- the LOC135836092 gene encoding ubiquitin-conjugating enzyme E2 R2: MMATSPTTSAVRTLSMEYKSLQEEPVEGFRVKLAQNDNLFDWEVAIFGPPETLYQGAYFKAQMKFPSDYPYSPPSIRFLNKIWHPNVYENGDLCISILHSPIDDPQSGELPCERWNPTQNVRTILLSVISLLNEPNTCSPANVDASIMYRRWKDSKGKDTEYENIIRKQVSSTRHEAEKDGVTIPMTLEDYCVKTKVRPQDESLDMTDFYVDDFDDSDDCESDIDDADEADKDDSGNEES; encoded by the exons ATGATGGCCACTAGTCCAACCACCAGCGCTGTTCGCACACTTTCTATGGAGTATAAAAGTTTACAAGAAGAACCAGTTGAAGGATTCCGCGTAAAGCTTgcccaaaatgataatttgttcGATTGGGAAGTGGCTATTTTTGGCCCTCCAGAAACGCTTTATCAGGGAGCTTATTTCAAA GCACAAATGAAGTTCCCGTCAGATTATCCTTATTCGCCGCCCAGTATTCGTTTTCTCAATAAGATATGGCATCCAAATGTCTACGAG AATGGTGATCTCTGCATATCAATTTTACACTCGCCTATAGATGACCCACAATCAGGAGAACTTCCATGTGAAAGATGGAATCCAACGCAGAACGTTCG aacaaTATTACTCTCTGTTATATCGTTGTTAAATGAACCTAACACCTGTAGTCCAGCCAATGTAGATGCGTCGATTATGTACAGACGTTGGAAAGATTCAAAAGGCAAAGATACAGAATACGAAAATATCATAAG AAAACAAGTATCAAGTACTCGACACGAGGCAGAAAAAGATGGCGTTACTATACCCATGACATTGGAAGATTACTGCGTGAAAACGAAAGTACGCCCGCAAGACGAATCTCTCGATATGACCGATTTTTACGTCGATGATTTCGATGACTCCGATGACTGCGAGTCAGATATCGATGATGCCGACGAAGCAGACAAAGACGATAGTGGAAACGAAGAATCGTAA
- the LOC135836089 gene encoding lachesin-like isoform X1, whose translation MNLKGCFLKLNSFSLKVIVSFTNKNVYRVRWKMKRVIRQSSKNFLLDLSYIYLIISQATTDGEENGPKFVEPIPNVTVTVGRDASLPCVVNNLGTYKVLWIHIDRKMVVTMHKHVISRIPRYSISVNNKNSWILHVTRVQQEDRGYYMCQVNTNPIMSQVGYLQVIVPPVFIEDGTTSSATVAVRENQNLTLTCKAQGFPPPRIVWKREDAGDIVLNKKTKGPAFTGEKIHFERISRTDIAGYLCIAANGAPPAVIKKIFINVEFSPIVIVTNQLIASSLGSNVVLECQTEANPLATTYWMLNDDYISQSSKHNIRTTSNSYRTYTKLIIQNITKSDFGEYRCLSKNSLGETEGTVRLYEYITSTTIESLAQITTVHSAIFHKVLFTGTTDTSPHHRIQNKIEKNHLFKSSLKFNVSSNLHSPPYNINEILFPKKITNSADHTRWNLHLLIFGYVHIIIKYL comes from the exons ATGAACTTAAAAGGTTGTTTTCTAAAGCTTAACAGTTTCTCACTTAAAGTAATCGTATCATTTACAAACAAAAACGTGTACCGGGTTCGTTGGAAGATGAAGCGCGTGATTCGACAgtcttcgaaaaattttttactcgatttgtcgtatatttatttgattattagCCAag CAACAACCGATGGAGAAGAAAATGGGCCCAAATTTGTCGAGCCAATTCCAAATGTTACAGTAACAGTGGGACGAGATGCCTCTTTACCATGTGTTGTTAATAATTTAGGAACctataag GTCCTATGGATACATATCGATAGAAAAATGGTAGTAACAATGCATAAACACGTCATATCGCGAATACCCCGTTATAGTATTTCggtaaataataaaaacagcTGGATTTTACACGTGACCAGAGTACAACAAGAGGATCGTGGATATTACATGTGTCAAGTGAATACCAATCCTATCATGAGTCAAGTAGGATATCTTCAagttatag ttcctCCAGTTTTCATTGAAGATGGCACAACAAGTTCTGCCACCGTAGCTGtaagagaaaatcaaaatttaacattgaCGTGTAAAGCTCAAGGTTTTCCACCTCCCAGAATTGTATGGAAAAGAGAAGACGCAGGGGATATTGtcttaaataaaaaaactaaag GTCCTGCTTTCACTggtgaaaaaatacactttgaAAGAATCAGTCGAACTGATATAGCTGGGTATTTATGCATAGCAGCGAATGGAGCTCCTCCAGCTGTTATCAAAAAGATATTCATAAATGTCGAAT tTTCACCAATTGTGATAGTCACCAATCAGCTAATCGCCAGTTCGTTAGGATCAAACGTTGTTTTGGAATGTCAAACAGAAGCAAATCCTCTAGCAACGACTTACTGGATGCTGAATGACGATTATATTTCACAAAGTTCCAAACATAATATTCGTACAACTTCCAATAGTTATCGTACTTACACCAAATTGATCATACAAAATATAACTAAAAGTGATTTCGGCGAGTATcgatgtttatccaaaaattcattGGGGGAAACAGAAGGCACAGTTCGGTTATACG AATACATAACTTCCACTACGATAGAATCACTAGCTCAAATAACCACCGTACATTCAGCAATATTTCATAAAG TCTTGTTTACAGGAACAACGGACACTTCACCTCATCACAGAatccaaaataaaatagaaaaaaatcatttattcaaAAGCAGCTTAAAATTCAACGTATCTTCGAATTTACATAGTCCGCCCTACAACATCAATGAAAttctttttcctaaaaaaattaccaattccGCAG atcataCTAGATGGAATCttcatttactcatttttggctACGTTCATATCATCATTAAATATTTGTGA
- the LOC135836089 gene encoding lachesin-like isoform X2: protein MKRVIRQSSKNFLLDLSYIYLIISQATTDGEENGPKFVEPIPNVTVTVGRDASLPCVVNNLGTYKVLWIHIDRKMVVTMHKHVISRIPRYSISVNNKNSWILHVTRVQQEDRGYYMCQVNTNPIMSQVGYLQVIVPPVFIEDGTTSSATVAVRENQNLTLTCKAQGFPPPRIVWKREDAGDIVLNKKTKGPAFTGEKIHFERISRTDIAGYLCIAANGAPPAVIKKIFINVEFSPIVIVTNQLIASSLGSNVVLECQTEANPLATTYWMLNDDYISQSSKHNIRTTSNSYRTYTKLIIQNITKSDFGEYRCLSKNSLGETEGTVRLYEYITSTTIESLAQITTVHSAIFHKGTTDTSPHHRIQNKIEKNHLFKSSLKFNVSSNLHSPPYNINEILFPKKITNSADHTRWNLHLLIFGYVHIIIKYL from the exons ATGAAGCGCGTGATTCGACAgtcttcgaaaaattttttactcgatttgtcgtatatttatttgattattagCCAag CAACAACCGATGGAGAAGAAAATGGGCCCAAATTTGTCGAGCCAATTCCAAATGTTACAGTAACAGTGGGACGAGATGCCTCTTTACCATGTGTTGTTAATAATTTAGGAACctataag GTCCTATGGATACATATCGATAGAAAAATGGTAGTAACAATGCATAAACACGTCATATCGCGAATACCCCGTTATAGTATTTCggtaaataataaaaacagcTGGATTTTACACGTGACCAGAGTACAACAAGAGGATCGTGGATATTACATGTGTCAAGTGAATACCAATCCTATCATGAGTCAAGTAGGATATCTTCAagttatag ttcctCCAGTTTTCATTGAAGATGGCACAACAAGTTCTGCCACCGTAGCTGtaagagaaaatcaaaatttaacattgaCGTGTAAAGCTCAAGGTTTTCCACCTCCCAGAATTGTATGGAAAAGAGAAGACGCAGGGGATATTGtcttaaataaaaaaactaaag GTCCTGCTTTCACTggtgaaaaaatacactttgaAAGAATCAGTCGAACTGATATAGCTGGGTATTTATGCATAGCAGCGAATGGAGCTCCTCCAGCTGTTATCAAAAAGATATTCATAAATGTCGAAT tTTCACCAATTGTGATAGTCACCAATCAGCTAATCGCCAGTTCGTTAGGATCAAACGTTGTTTTGGAATGTCAAACAGAAGCAAATCCTCTAGCAACGACTTACTGGATGCTGAATGACGATTATATTTCACAAAGTTCCAAACATAATATTCGTACAACTTCCAATAGTTATCGTACTTACACCAAATTGATCATACAAAATATAACTAAAAGTGATTTCGGCGAGTATcgatgtttatccaaaaattcattGGGGGAAACAGAAGGCACAGTTCGGTTATACG AATACATAACTTCCACTACGATAGAATCACTAGCTCAAATAACCACCGTACATTCAGCAATATTTCATAAAG GAACAACGGACACTTCACCTCATCACAGAatccaaaataaaatagaaaaaaatcatttattcaaAAGCAGCTTAAAATTCAACGTATCTTCGAATTTACATAGTCCGCCCTACAACATCAATGAAAttctttttcctaaaaaaattaccaattccGCAG atcataCTAGATGGAATCttcatttactcatttttggctACGTTCATATCATCATTAAATATTTGTGA